Proteins co-encoded in one Saprospira grandis genomic window:
- a CDS encoding dolichyl-phosphate beta-glucosyltransferase produces MLSQSCLIVVPCYNEAERLALDEFRAALARWPNLQFLFVNDGSQDDTWSILSTFAQEEEGALALDLPKNGGKAEAVRQGMLEALLLSEAQYIGFFDADLATPLSEIECLAQGLERNPNRWIAAGSRVRRLGSQIERKPMRHYLGRIFATVVSILLGISIYDSQCGAKLFRRQAVETLFEDLFISAWFFDVELFARLITKGPKLPIDELAYEQPLRKWKEVGGSKIKATTFLKAPWELFRIYRHYFK; encoded by the coding sequence ATGCTCTCCCAAAGCTGCCTCATTGTAGTTCCCTGTTACAACGAGGCCGAACGCCTGGCCTTGGATGAGTTTCGAGCTGCTCTGGCCCGCTGGCCTAATCTGCAGTTCCTTTTTGTCAATGATGGAAGCCAAGATGATACTTGGAGTATACTCTCTACTTTTGCCCAAGAAGAAGAAGGAGCCCTGGCCCTCGATCTGCCCAAAAATGGCGGCAAAGCTGAGGCGGTCCGACAAGGCATGCTCGAAGCGCTGCTGCTCTCAGAGGCCCAATATATTGGCTTTTTTGATGCCGACTTAGCCACGCCTTTATCCGAAATTGAATGCCTGGCCCAAGGCCTAGAAAGAAACCCCAACCGATGGATCGCCGCCGGCTCTAGGGTGCGCCGATTGGGCAGCCAAATTGAACGAAAACCTATGCGCCATTATCTCGGACGCATTTTCGCTACGGTGGTGTCAATTCTTCTCGGTATCTCGATCTATGATAGCCAATGTGGCGCTAAGCTGTTCCGCCGCCAAGCCGTGGAAACTCTCTTTGAGGACCTGTTCATCTCTGCTTGGTTCTTTGATGTAGAACTCTTTGCCCGCCTGATTACTAAAGGCCCTAAGCTCCCCATCGATGAGCTGGCCTACGAACAACCCCTGAGAAAATGGAAAGAGGTGGGCGGCTCTAAAATTAAAGCGACGACCTTTCTGAAAGCCCCCTGGGAGCTTTTCCGAATCTATAGACACTATTTTAAATAG
- a CDS encoding class I SAM-dependent methyltransferase, with the protein MDLIESKSKKSEQRHPWELARYEVMRSLLKKTFKGQMPKQIWDVGCGDTYFVERLAGELPQSQLKAIDIAFTPELLAHYRAEMSQPNVEIFKAVDDIQGVQQVDLIYLMDVIEHIEDDLGFLQWLQSFPAINEKTYFFITVPAFQSLFCSHDRYLLHYRRYDNQSLRETVEKVGLEVHDIGYFFSSLLLPRQLQVWKENKQAQKGELEDTTGLVEWSAGNFKTQLIKNVLLADYRFGQFFKSMGLKLPGLSNYVICSPKAASL; encoded by the coding sequence GTGGATTTAATCGAATCGAAATCAAAGAAGAGTGAACAGCGCCACCCCTGGGAGTTGGCCCGTTATGAAGTGATGCGCTCTTTGCTCAAGAAGACCTTTAAGGGCCAAATGCCTAAACAAATTTGGGATGTGGGCTGCGGCGATACCTACTTTGTAGAACGTCTGGCCGGAGAGCTGCCCCAATCACAACTAAAAGCAATTGATATTGCCTTTACGCCCGAATTGCTGGCCCATTATCGGGCAGAAATGTCGCAACCCAATGTGGAAATCTTTAAGGCCGTAGACGATATTCAAGGCGTACAACAGGTGGACCTCATTTACCTGATGGATGTGATCGAACATATTGAGGATGACCTAGGCTTTCTGCAGTGGCTCCAAAGTTTTCCCGCTATCAATGAGAAAACCTATTTCTTTATTACGGTCCCCGCTTTCCAATCGCTCTTTTGCTCGCACGACCGATATTTACTGCATTACCGCAGGTACGATAACCAAAGTTTGCGCGAAACAGTAGAAAAAGTAGGCCTAGAGGTACATGATATTGGCTACTTTTTTAGCTCTCTGCTCTTGCCCCGCCAATTGCAGGTCTGGAAGGAGAATAAACAAGCCCAAAAAGGCGAATTGGAAGATACTACCGGCCTAGTCGAATGGTCTGCAGGCAATTTTAAAACCCAACTGATTAAGAATGTCTTGCTAGCCGATTACCGCTTTGGCCAGTTTTTTAAAAGTATGGGCCTTAAACTACCCGGCCTCTCAAATTATGTAATATGCTCTCCCAAAGCTGCCTCATTGTAG
- a CDS encoding DNA topoisomerase IV subunit B: protein MAKQVKYDEQAIRSLDWKEHIRMRPGMYIGKLGNGNSPDDGIYVLVKEVLDNSLDEFMMGAGKKIEVKVMGDGRVSIRDYGRGIPLGKVVDCVSKINTGGKYDSRVFQKSVGLNGVGTKAVNALSSYFKVQAFREGRTKIAEFATGELTKEWEEATEEPNGTYVEFVPDGNIFKQYKFNLEYIEDRIWDYVYLNRGLSIYLNGQRYYSKNGLFDLLSNRVDVEKLRYPIVHLMGEDIEIAFSHGNNYGEQYVSFVNGQNTTQGGTHLNAFRSALVKTIRDFYGKSYDATDIRTAIVAAVSVRVMEPVFESQTKTKLGSTHVAPDGPSMNSFVADFLRHKLDNYLHKNPEVAKSLQKRIIQSERERKEIAGIRKLANSKAKKASLHNKKLRDCRAHYNSKHKRAQDSMIFITEGDSASGSITKSRDVQTQAVFSLRGKPLNCYRLTKKVVYQNDEFNLLQHALNIEDGLDELRYNKVIIATDADVDGMHIRLLLLTFFLQFFPELVSNGHLYILETPLFRVRNKKKTFYCYSEEEKQAAMKKLGRDVEVTRFKGLGEISPDEFKQFIGDDIRLEPVRLSASTDLEQLLSYYMGKNTPQRQRFIIDNLRLELDALAEN from the coding sequence ATGGCAAAACAAGTAAAATATGATGAGCAGGCGATCCGCTCTTTGGATTGGAAAGAGCACATACGGATGCGGCCTGGGATGTACATTGGAAAATTGGGGAATGGAAACAGCCCTGACGATGGTATATATGTATTGGTCAAGGAGGTTTTAGACAACTCTTTGGATGAGTTCATGATGGGGGCTGGAAAGAAGATTGAGGTCAAGGTCATGGGCGATGGTCGGGTTTCTATTCGGGATTACGGTCGGGGGATTCCCTTGGGTAAAGTGGTAGATTGTGTATCGAAGATCAATACGGGGGGAAAATATGACTCTCGGGTATTTCAGAAATCTGTGGGCTTGAATGGTGTGGGGACCAAGGCGGTCAATGCCTTATCTTCTTACTTTAAGGTGCAGGCTTTTCGGGAAGGCAGGACCAAAATTGCGGAATTTGCGACTGGAGAGCTGACCAAAGAATGGGAAGAGGCCACAGAGGAGCCCAATGGTACTTATGTAGAATTTGTGCCTGATGGGAATATCTTCAAGCAATATAAATTCAATTTGGAATACATTGAGGACCGAATCTGGGATTATGTATATCTCAATCGGGGCTTGAGTATTTACTTGAATGGGCAGCGTTACTACTCTAAAAACGGTCTATTTGATCTTTTGAGTAATCGGGTAGATGTGGAGAAACTGCGTTATCCGATAGTGCATTTGATGGGCGAAGACATAGAGATTGCTTTTTCTCATGGGAACAACTATGGGGAGCAATACGTCAGTTTTGTGAATGGGCAGAACACCACGCAGGGCGGGACGCATTTGAATGCTTTTCGGAGCGCCTTGGTCAAGACCATTCGAGACTTTTATGGCAAAAGCTATGATGCCACGGACATACGGACGGCCATTGTGGCGGCGGTATCGGTTCGGGTGATGGAGCCAGTATTTGAGTCGCAGACCAAAACCAAATTGGGATCTACGCATGTGGCGCCAGATGGGCCATCTATGAACAGCTTTGTTGCGGATTTTTTGCGGCATAAGCTAGACAACTACCTGCATAAGAACCCGGAGGTAGCTAAATCCTTACAAAAGCGCATCATTCAATCGGAGCGGGAGCGCAAAGAGATTGCTGGCATTCGGAAGTTAGCGAACAGCAAGGCCAAAAAGGCCAGTTTGCACAACAAAAAGCTGCGGGATTGTCGGGCGCATTATAACAGCAAGCACAAGCGGGCGCAAGACAGCATGATCTTCATTACTGAGGGAGACTCGGCTAGTGGGTCCATTACCAAATCTAGGGATGTGCAGACCCAGGCGGTATTCTCTTTGCGCGGAAAGCCATTGAACTGTTATCGTTTGACCAAGAAAGTGGTCTATCAGAATGATGAATTCAACTTACTGCAGCATGCCTTAAACATAGAGGACGGTTTGGATGAATTGCGTTACAACAAGGTCATCATTGCCACCGATGCCGATGTGGATGGGATGCACATTCGTTTATTGTTATTGACCTTTTTCTTGCAATTTTTCCCGGAATTGGTTTCTAATGGGCATTTATACATCTTGGAGACGCCTTTATTTCGGGTGCGCAACAAGAAAAAGACCTTCTATTGTTATTCGGAAGAAGAAAAGCAGGCGGCCATGAAAAAACTGGGCAGAGATGTGGAGGTCACTCGATTTAAGGGATTGGGAGAAATCTCGCCGGATGAATTCAAGCAATTCATTGGGGATGACATTCGCTTAGAGCCGGTGCGTTTATCTGCTTCTACGGATTTGGAGCAGCTGCTTAGTTATTATATGGGGAAAAACACCCCTCAGCGTCAGCGTTTTATTATAGACAACCTTCGGTTGGAGCTAGATGCCTTGGCCGAAAATTAA
- a CDS encoding transposase gives MRQFSREQKQQALAEREAGLSLNEICQKYRISRKTFLKWKEEERLANLERVPKAEYDALWLQHQVLRQQYRELKENIAIATAQLEARRELLARLLPKGEEQ, from the coding sequence ATGAGACAATTTTCTAGAGAACAAAAACAGCAGGCTTTGGCGGAGCGGGAAGCGGGTCTTAGTTTGAATGAGATTTGCCAGAAGTATCGGATTAGCCGCAAGACCTTTTTGAAATGGAAGGAAGAGGAGCGGCTGGCCAATTTGGAGCGGGTGCCGAAAGCGGAATATGATGCTTTATGGCTGCAGCACCAGGTTCTTCGTCAGCAATATCGGGAATTAAAAGAGAATATAGCTATTGCGACGGCCCAACTAGAGGCCCGTAGAGAGCTATTGGCCCGTTTGCTGCCCAAGGGAGAAGAGCAGTAA